The Tessaracoccus aquimaris sequence CGAGGTCGATGATGACGCGCGCGAACTGGCCGGAACCACCGGTCTGCTTCTTGTGCGTGTACTCGATCTTCTCGACCTTGCGACGCAGGGTCTCACGGTAGGCCACCTGCGGCTTGCCGATGTTGGCCTCGACCTTGAACTCACGACGCATGCGGTCGATGAGCACGTCCAGGTGGAGCTCGCCCATGCCTGCGATGATCGTCTGGCCGGTCTCCTCGTCCGTGTGGACGCGGAAGGTCGGATCCTCTTCGGCCAGGCGCTGGATCGCGGTGCCCAGCTTCTCCTGGTCGGACTTGGTCTTCGGCTCGATGGCCTGCTCGATCACGGGGGCCGGGAAGGTCATCGACTCGAGCACGATGGGGTTGCTCGGATCACACAGGGTTTCGCCCGTGGTGGTGTCCTTCAGACCCATCACCGCACAGATCATGCCTGCGCCGATCTGGGGGATCTCCTCACGCTTGTTGGCGTGCATCTGGTAGATCTTGCCGATGCGCTCCTTGCGACCCTTGGTCGAGTTGAGCACCTGCGTTCCCGCGGTGAGCACGCCCGAGTAGATGCGCACGAAGGTCAGCTTGCCCAGGTGCGGATCAGCGGCGACCTTGAACGCCAGGATCGACAGCGGCTCCTCGTCGGAGGGCTGACGCTCGAGGACGACGGACTCGTCACCGGGCTTGAAGCCGTCGATGGCGGGAACGTCGAGCGGCGAGGGAAGGTAGTCGATGACCGCGTCGAGCAGGGGCTGGACGCCCTTGTTCTTGAACGAGGTGCCACACACGACCGCGGTGAAGGTGTTCGAGATGACACCCTTGCGGATGGCGGCCTTGATCTGCTCGACGGAGGGCTCCTGGCCCTCGAGGAACATCTCCATGATCTCGTCGTCCACATCGGAGACGCGCTCGATCAGCGTGGCGTGGGCCTCCTCAGCGGCGGCCTTGAGATCCGCGGGGATCTCCTCGATCTCGTAGTCCTCACCCATCACGGTCTCGCCGCGCCAGGTCAGGGCCCGCATCTGCACGACGTCGACGACTCCGAGGAAGTCGCCCTCGGCGCCGATCGGGAGCTGCAGCAGCACCGGGTCGGTGTTGAGGCGCTCGCGGATCGTCTTGACGACGTGGTCGAAGGAAGCGCCGGTGCGGTCAAGCTTGTTGATGTAGCAGATGCGCGGGACACCGTACTTGGTGGCCTGACGCCACACCGTCATCGACTGGGGCTCGACGCCAGCTACACCGTCGAACACCGCGACGGCGCCGTCGAGGACGCGGAGCGAACGCTCCACCTCGACGGTGAAGTCGACGTGACCCGGGGTGTCGATGATGTTGATGAGGTTTTCGTGCCAGAAACAGGTCGTCGCGGCGGACGTGATCGTGATGCCGCGCTCCTGCTCCTGCTCCATCCAGTCCATGGTGGCTGCGCCATCGTGGGTCTCACCGATCTTGTGGTTCTTGCCCGTGTAGAACAAGATGCGCTCGGTGGTGGTGGTCTTACCGGCATCGATGTGGGCCATGATGCCAATGTTGCGAACCTTATTCAGGTCGGTCACAGTGCATTCCTTCTTATGAAGTCTTCAAAAAAGCGCGGGAGCGCCCCCGGCCTTGCGGCTCGGGGGCATCGGCTCACCAGCGGTAGTGCGCGAAGGCGCGGTTGGCCTCAGCCATCTTGTGCGTGTCCTCGCGGCGCTTCACGGACGCGCCGAGGCCGTTAGAGGCGTCGAGGATCTCGTTCATCAGACGCTCGGTCATCGTCTTCTCGCGACGGGCGCGGGAGAAGGAGACGAGCCAGCGCATCGCGAGCGTGGTCTGACGGGCCGGCTTGACCTCGATCGGGACCTGGTACGTCGCGCCACCGACACGACGCGACTTGACCTCGAGGGAGGGGCGGATGTTGTCGAGCGCCTTCTTCAGCGTCTGGACCGGATCGACACCGGTCTTCTCGCGGGTGCCTTCCATCGCGTCGTAGACGATGGCCTGGGCAACAGTCTTCTTGCCGTCAAGCAGGATCTTGCTGACGAGCTGGGTAACGATCTGCGAACCGTAAACCGGATCGACGACGACGGGGCGCTTCGGCGCGGGACCCTTGCGAGGCATTACTTCTCCTTCTTCGCGCCGTAGCGGCTGCGAGCCTGCTTGCGGCCCTTGACACCCTGGGTGTCAAGCGCGCCGCGGATGATCTTGTAGCGCACGCCGGGGAGGTCCTTCACACGACCGCCACGGACGAGCACCATCGAGTGCTCCTGCAGGTTGTGGCCCACACCCGGGATGTACGCGGTCACCTCGATGCCGGAGCTCAAACGCACACGCGCGACCTTACGGAGCGCGGAGTTCGGCTTCTTCGGCGTCGTGGTGTAAACACGAGTGCACACGCCGCGACGCTGGGGCGAACCCTTGAGCGCGGGCGTCTTGTTCTTGGAAATCTTGTCTGTTCGGCCCTTGCGGACCAGCTGCTGGATTGTTGGCACCTGCTGGTATCACTTTCGTTATTGGTGGACGTACGTTTATCTTCCCTGGCGCAGCTTTTCCACTCCGAGATCAAGTCACCGTATGGCCTCGAGGTAGATCACTGCCGTGCGGACTCAGCACATCCACGCTCTCCTGCAACGTCGGAGAGCGATCCACCATGCCAGGGCACGCACAAATCGGCCCGAGCAACCGGGCACGCCCGTCAAGATTACTCCACGCCTGAGGGAGAATCAAAAGCGACGGGCTCAGGCCCTGGTGGCACGACGCCCACCAGCGAAGGGGCGCCGACCGTGATCGGTCGACGCCCCTCTCCACGGGTGCCTAGACGCCGGTGTGAGGCAGGCCAGGGC is a genomic window containing:
- the rpsG gene encoding 30S ribosomal protein S7, which codes for MPRKGPAPKRPVVVDPVYGSQIVTQLVSKILLDGKKTVAQAIVYDAMEGTREKTGVDPVQTLKKALDNIRPSLEVKSRRVGGATYQVPIEVKPARQTTLAMRWLVSFSRARREKTMTERLMNEILDASNGLGASVKRREDTHKMAEANRAFAHYRW
- the rpsL gene encoding 30S ribosomal protein S12; its protein translation is MPTIQQLVRKGRTDKISKNKTPALKGSPQRRGVCTRVYTTTPKKPNSALRKVARVRLSSGIEVTAYIPGVGHNLQEHSMVLVRGGRVKDLPGVRYKIIRGALDTQGVKGRKQARSRYGAKKEK